A stretch of DNA from Alteromonas gilva:
TGCCAGATATTAGGATAAATCTGAATGCCGAAACTACCGTCGCAGTAAAATCCAATAAAGTCCTGGGGTTTTACGTCATCGCCCGGCATTGCGAGCAGCGCGATAAACGGGGTTTGTTGCAGGGGGAAAAATACCTGTCCGCCGTCGGGATGATAGTTCGCCTCACAAACGAAAACACTGGCGCAATCTGCCGGGTGTTGTTCACTCGCAGTGGCGGGATCGGCGAACCAGCCAGTGATGTAGTGGCCATCTACGGCATGATTGCGCGCTGTCATTAACTGGCCGCGGCGATTAAATTCAAACACGCCCTCAGCAATACCCGCTTCGTTGCCTGTACCCGGCTCAACAGGCCGCCATCCCTGAGCCGGCCAGGTTTCAATAATCACAGATTCTTTATCGTAGTCGTAAACTTTACGTCCAAAACGTGAGAATGAAGGGCTGTTGGCACTTTTTACAGGCACTTTATGAGTACTAATGCCTTCATCCTTTAGTGACGGCATGTGGTCGATCGCAATGCACGTTTGTGCGTTATCTGACGTTTTTCTCATCGTTACTCCCTGGTTGGCGCCGAACTGCCTGATTGAGGCGAAACATAGAGCATTTCAGGCGCTATG
This window harbors:
- a CDS encoding ureidoglycolate lyase; this translates as MRKTSDNAQTCIAIDHMPSLKDEGISTHKVPVKSANSPSFSRFGRKVYDYDKESVIIETWPAQGWRPVEPGTGNEAGIAEGVFEFNRRGQLMTARNHAVDGHYITGWFADPATASEQHPADCASVFVCEANYHPDGGQVFFPLQQTPFIALLAMPGDDVKPQDFIGFYCDGSFGIQIYPNIWHQPVFPLAPTAQFAGKQGKVHACIAIDFISEYNCYLQLPLHEVVLND